One Nitrospirota bacterium genomic region harbors:
- a CDS encoding SRPBCC domain-containing protein: protein MADQPFASNTALRITRRLAAPRAKVFHAWTDPETLKRWFAPSDDYSTWQAEVDLRAGGTYRIQMKAPDGAIYAVKGTYKDVQPTERLVFSWSWEGSGWRGLKEFYETLVTVELRTVPAGTELTLTHEFFPTAEERDRHRSGWTGCLTRLIEALA, encoded by the coding sequence ATGGCCGACCAGCCCTTCGCCTCCAACACCGCGCTCCGGATCACCCGCCGGCTCGCGGCGCCGCGCGCCAAGGTCTTCCACGCGTGGACGGACCCGGAAACGCTGAAGCGCTGGTTCGCGCCGTCGGACGACTACTCCACTTGGCAAGCAGAAGTGGACCTCCGCGCCGGCGGAACGTACCGCATCCAGATGAAGGCGCCCGACGGGGCGATCTATGCGGTCAAGGGCACCTACAAGGACGTGCAACCGACGGAACGGCTGGTGTTCTCCTGGTCTTGGGAAGGCTCGGGCTGGCGTGGGCTCAAGGAATTCTATGAAACGCTCGTCACCGTTGAGCTGCGGACGGTCCCGGCGGGCACCGAGCTGACGCTGACGCACGAGTTTTTCCCGACCGCCGAAGAACGAGACAGACATCGGTCCGGCTGGACGGGTTGCCTCACCCGGCTGATCGAGGCCTTGGCATGA
- a CDS encoding DegQ family serine endoprotease, translating to MSLPRCSATYRSPRKGLPRLLFLGLSAALLVVLGCSQEQEPPPLPSTPPAAVAAPAPAPTPVATALPTAGIPSNETFIAVAKAARASVVNISSTRKGDGGEQFSNPFFDDPFFRRFFGEEFERRFRIPKERREQGLGSGVIVTPDGYIVTNNHVVEKADEIKVLLGDKRSFKAKLVGTDPKTDIAVIKIDATDLPTLAWGDSSRLQVGELVLAIGNPFGLNQTVTMGIISAVGRANVGIVDYEDFIQTDAAINPGNSGGALVNLKGELIGINTAIFSRTGGYMGIGFAIPSNMAMSVMNSLIKHGKVVRGWIGVSIQELNQDLAKQFGVSDTKGALVADVMEDSPASKAKLERGDVILQYNGTTINDPAHLRALVAETSPGTQVTITVLRDKQEKEIKLMIGELPKDLAKASRGSSEGAKGEHALAGVTVEPVPSGSGRSKSGVLVTEVEPDSPAERAGLRAGDIIREINRKPVKNVQDFERLTGQLSPKSPVLLLLSRGNATIFLSISPG from the coding sequence ATGTCTCTGCCTAGATGTTCGGCCACGTATCGCTCGCCCCGGAAAGGCCTCCCCAGGCTCCTGTTCCTCGGGCTTTCGGCGGCCCTGCTGGTCGTGCTCGGCTGTTCGCAAGAACAGGAACCGCCGCCGCTGCCTTCGACGCCGCCCGCGGCGGTGGCCGCCCCGGCTCCCGCGCCGACCCCCGTCGCCACCGCGCTGCCGACCGCGGGGATTCCGTCCAATGAGACCTTCATCGCGGTCGCGAAAGCCGCCCGCGCATCCGTCGTGAACATCTCCTCCACTCGGAAAGGCGACGGCGGCGAGCAATTCTCCAATCCGTTTTTCGACGATCCCTTTTTCCGGCGCTTCTTCGGGGAAGAATTCGAACGCCGCTTCCGCATTCCGAAAGAACGACGCGAACAGGGCTTGGGCTCCGGCGTGATCGTGACCCCGGACGGCTATATCGTCACCAACAACCATGTCGTGGAAAAGGCCGATGAGATCAAGGTTCTGTTAGGGGACAAGCGCAGCTTCAAGGCCAAGCTGGTGGGCACGGATCCCAAGACCGATATCGCGGTCATCAAGATCGACGCGACCGATTTGCCCACGCTGGCGTGGGGCGACTCGAGCCGACTGCAGGTCGGCGAGCTCGTGCTCGCCATCGGCAACCCCTTCGGCCTGAATCAGACCGTGACCATGGGCATCATCAGCGCGGTCGGACGGGCCAACGTCGGCATCGTCGATTACGAAGACTTCATCCAGACCGACGCCGCCATCAACCCCGGCAACTCCGGCGGCGCTCTGGTCAATCTGAAAGGTGAGTTGATCGGGATCAATACGGCGATCTTCAGCCGCACCGGGGGCTACATGGGCATCGGGTTCGCCATTCCCAGCAACATGGCGATGAGCGTGATGAACAGCCTGATCAAGCACGGCAAGGTCGTGCGCGGCTGGATCGGCGTCTCGATTCAGGAACTCAATCAGGATCTCGCGAAGCAATTCGGCGTCTCCGACACCAAAGGCGCGCTGGTGGCCGACGTGATGGAGGACAGCCCGGCATCCAAGGCCAAGCTGGAGCGCGGCGACGTGATCCTCCAGTACAACGGGACGACCATCAACGACCCGGCCCATCTGCGCGCTCTGGTCGCCGAGACATCGCCGGGCACGCAGGTGACCATCACGGTGCTCCGCGACAAACAGGAGAAAGAGATCAAGCTGATGATCGGCGAGCTGCCGAAAGACCTCGCGAAGGCCTCGCGAGGCTCCTCGGAAGGCGCGAAAGGCGAGCACGCGCTCGCCGGAGTGACCGTGGAACCGGTCCCGTCCGGCTCCGGCCGCTCCAAGAGCGGAGTGCTGGTAACGGAAGTCGAACCCGACAGCCCGGCGGAGCGCGCCGGCCTGCGCGCCGGCGACATCATCCGTGAGATCAACCGCAAGCCGGTGAAGAACGTCCAGGACTTCGAACGGCTGACCGGTCAGCTCTCGCCCAAATCGCCGGTCCTGCTCCTGCTCAGCCGCGGCAACGCGACCATCTTCCTGTCCATTTCTCCGGGATAA